The Prevotella herbatica genome contains the following window.
GACAGTCTTCTTTTTCAGCCTTTTCACGAAGAAATTCCAAAGCGGGATACTCAAAGACTTTAGGATTGTCGACGGCAGATATTATTTCTAACTTATCACTATTAACGATTTGTTTAAGAATATCTACATCTCTCTCATGCAACGACACACAACTAACATAGAGTTTAGCTGTAACATCAAGAAGCCCACTACGACGCAGATGTTCAATTTGGGCTCTAACCAACAACTGCCATCCGTCAGCACAAAACACATGATAAACTCCATATATCTGCATATCCACATTAACAGGATGCTCCCATCTGGATAGATCCTGACGCTGCATTGTACGGAACAGAGTATTGTATATCCTTAAAAAAATATTCATGCCGTCTTGTTTTTAAGTTTCTGAAACTTCTTCTGACATATCTTTTTATAGTTATATCCAAAGACATGCTTCTGAATCTTTCGATAGTTATACATAAATATAAACCTGAACTTATCTGTCACCTTGGTTGTTCCCTTTGCATACAACGAACGAGAAATGCGAACAAAATACAAATCAGCAGTTGTATCAAATGCAGAGAAGAACTTATGAGTATTCTCAAAGAGCCATGTTTCGGAATAAAACCGATCATGAGAGATAACATCTTCACTGAAATCAGGAAGTGTCCTGATATACAAAGAATTTGCCCACCAGTAACTTCCAGAATACATCTTCTGTTTTCTTGGAGGCCAGAGATAACAGCCATAAGTATCATAGCCGGAGTTAAGAGCATTGACGGCAACATTCCATTTGAAGAAGATGAAATACTCCATCATTTCACACCATGCAACAATCTTATTTTTAAAAGAAAGGAAGGCACGGTCGGTACAATCTGAAGTCTGATAGCTTATTCCCTTGGTATGGAAATAATAAATCATGCAATCTTCCGCAGCGCTTATCTGCTTTACAAATTCCAATGCAGGATATTCATATTTACGCGGATTATCTGTGACGGATATTATCTGTAGTTTATCGCTATCAACAATCTCCTTCAGTTTATCAACATCACTCTCTTTACTCGTGATACAACTTACATAAAACGTTGTAGTAGCATCAAAGAGTCCACTGGTTTTAAGGCTTTCAATCTGCTTAACAACCAATCTTTCCCAATCGGTATCACAATACACATGATACACTCCATATATATTCCTGTCTGACTGAGGCGTTACATCCCACTCCCCCAAGTCACGCTTGTTGCAGACATTAAAAAGAGTGTCATAAACTCTGGCAAATATATTCTTCATTACAAATCAGCTCTTAACGATTCGATAAGGTTGGCAAACATGTCGTGCATGCTGTACATCGGAGTCCAACCAAGAGAACGGATCTTCTCTGTTGACAGTCTCAACTTGGTGACAGGCGAATAGCCCATTCCTTCCTTTAACTCAATAACTGGTTTTACGTCAGGATTGAATTCCGTACAAAGATAACGTGCCATATCTACAATGGAAATATAGGTTTCTTCGTTTGCCACATTATAGGCTTCACCGTCTTTTCCTTTCAATAATATATAGAGTATAGAACTTATAGCATCTGTTGTATAGCAATAACATCTGCTAAGTTCTCCTGTTGTATGCAATATGATATCGCTACCAGAGATGATGCTGCGGGCAAACTGGGCAAACACCCTATTGTCATCTTTAGATACACCAGCACCAAACGTCTGAGCAAGTCGGGCTATACGCACCGGCAATGACTTTTCAACAGCATAAGCATGACAAAGACATTCGGCAGCACGCTTACCAATAGGATAACTGCTGCGGGCATCAATAGGATTGATGTATCCCTGCTGATCTTCTGTCAACGGGATTGTATCATCATAAACGGTTCCATAAACTTCAAGAGAAGAGATATATGCCATAGACTTTACAGAATGTGAAGATGCATATTCCAACACCTTCTCTGTGCCACGTATTCCGGTTACAATAGTCTCGACAGGATATTCAAGAAAATATCTTGAAGCAGTGGGACTGGCAAAATGAACTATATAATCAGCCTCATTACAAGGGTTGAAAGATTCTGATGACGCGAAGTCATATATATAAAAGTCGTGGCAGGCTGTTTCTTCTCCAAATATGCGAAGAGCCTTTTCCTTATTCCTCACCACACTTGTGACATGCAAATCAAGTGAATATCTTTTATTAAGAGCTAAAAGGCACTTTACCATACATGCACCCAACAATCCTGTAGCGCCAGTAATGACAAACCTACCCCCTCTTAACATCTCGGCAAGCGGAAACATTCCAGCAAAGTTGTCGATATCACGTTTCTCTATTATATTCATATTTCTAAAGTCCAAATATCTGTTGATCTTCATGCACCTTGACCATAGCACGAAGCACAAAGAAATCAGTAGGAGTTGTAATCTTTATATTTTCCATCGGTCCGATTATCGTTCCCAACTTATAACCATAATAGCTCATCATTGTACATGAATCGATGAAATCATGTCTGCCTTCAGCCAATGCTCTGCGATGGGCACCGATTATATCGGTAAGATGAAAACTTTGTGGTGCACGGGCTATCAATGAATTTCCACGAGAAGGTATTTCTAATGTATCATCGGGCTGCTTCACAATAAATGTTTCAGTAGCAGGCACACACGTGATACAAGTACCACACTCATTAACCTTGTTGATATTATCAGTAATCGTATCTTCGCTGATGAGTGGTCGAACACCATCGTGTATCAACACAGTGACATCCTTGCCACTAGCAATATCCTCGGCAGCACACAATCCATTATAAATAGAATCCTGTCCTGAATCTCCACCGGGAACAATCTTCACAACCTTTGTGATCTCAAACTTACGAAGCATCTTCTCCAAGAAAGGAATCCAACTCTCTATACAAGAAACAACGATAGCATCTATCTGAGGATGATTATCGAAAAGCTCCAGCGTATAAATAATTATAGGCTTGCCATTAAGATCAAGAAACTGTTTTGGACGAGACTTTGTGTGCATTCTCAGTCCAGAACCTCCAGCAAAAATTACAGCAATATTCATAGTCTTATTTATTATTAATCATGAAAAACAATTTCTACTTTATGTCTGTCTCGCTTGTCATGAGGTGGCAGCTCCATATAGTTTCCGTATGCGATGCGACAGAGTTCCTCTGGATCAGCAGGTCCCTCAAAAGTATGTCCCTCAAAGATAATGTCTTTATGCGGTATCATGATGCGCTTTGGATTGCGCTCATAGAACCACGCTCCATAAGAATGCATATACAAATCGGGATTTCCAAAGATGTGACCTATCACCCGGAACAGAGGAAACACTGCATAATGCAGGACATTATATCCAGCTTGTGCCAGACGAGGGTATCTTCCAGCTAAGTCAAAGTTGACTACGCATGAAAGTTTGGCAGCAAAATGCTGGAGCCAAGGTATCATATAACCCTCGTAAGGAAATATATCAATATGCAATCCACGATACTTTTGAATATTATGTGAGCGGCTTTCTCTCTCACTTTGAGCATCACTGCTTAGATGTTCACTTTTAAGGTCACGCAGGCATGCCCATTCTTTATAATGACCAGGATCGGTTTCATTATTCTGCAGCACATACTGCGGATGCGGATGCTCGATGAGATATCTGCACAATCTGTTGTAATCAGAATAGCTCACTACAACATCTATATCATCATCCCAAGGAATAAAGCCGCCATGACGCAATGCTCCAAGCACATTTCCACCATCAATGCGACACGGTATGCCTATGCTTTTGCAGACATCCTGCAAATAGATAAGCATATCAAGCATACGCAGCTGACCACGGCGAAGAACCGAACCATCAGGGTTATATTCCTGACGCAGAGTTTCCTGCGTCTCTCCTGTATTGAATACCTTCATCATTTTTTTATTAATGTTTTCAAGACTGTCGATATATCTTTAGCGCAATTGTCAAGATTATAGACCTTCTCTGCCAATTCTCTTCCACGACGCCCCATATCGGATGCTACGTCTGGATTTTCAGCAATAAAATTCACCGCTCTCTCCCATCCAACCATATCACCTGGAGCTACGGTTATTCCACAATGTTCATGGTCAATATCCATTGGCATCTGCAAATTCTTTGTACAAATAAGAGGAATGCCAAGTGCCAAAGCCTCAACAACAGTAGTAAGACCGACTGTATAATTTGTGGGGAAACAACATATCACCACACATTGTGACTTGTTGACCAGTTTACTCATTTCAGCATGAGCTAAACCTCCGATCAAATGAATATTTATATTATCATGAACCTCCATGTCGGCAAACATGCGTTCATAGTTTGTGCCAAGATATTCTCTGCATGAATATATATCAAGAGGCGCAGACGTGTGATTGAAAGCACCTATCAACGTAGGCATATCGCGCATTTCCTTTCCTGTTGAAATAAATCCGGAACGTGAACTCTTATCAAAGTTTTTTAATAGCGCATCATAGTATTTCAAATCAGCGCCCCATCTTACAACATGCATGCGTTCACGCTTTGCCTTTACAGAATGTAAAGAGTCTTGTATGATTTTATCTGAAAAGAAAAACATCTGATCAATGCCCTTATAAAATAATCGGGCAATCATTTCACGAAAAAAACTTTTTGCTTTTACCACTGGCTGATGATGCCACACGCAAACAGGATGGCGGAAGAGACCAAAAGCCCTAAGAAAAATGATAATCTCAAGTCCACGGAATGTAGTAGCATAGATGGCATCATAATGCTCATGGCAAGTAAGGATTTTAAAAGCTGTATGCAATGAAAGTTTCCAACGCTGTTTAGGTCGTATTGGCTGATGCATGACAACATCTATTCCCTCATTGCGAAGATGGGTAGCACCATAGAGGAAATGCCCAGGGAACGTTCCATTATGCCATTGTTGGTAAACATTACGTATGTCTATTGTATGATAATAGTATACTTTCATTCAGATTTTATTTGCAAAAATAATGTTTTTTCTTTGATTATCCACCTTTTAATACTAAATTTGCATATACAATCTTGATTATATCACGATAAAAGGTTGTTATTCACAATGAAGACATTAAAAGAGAAAACTGCCACAGGTATATTATGGGGAGCGATGAATAATGGTAGCATGCAGGTTCTGGGTGCGCTATTTGGTATTATAACAGCTCGTCTTCTTTCACCAAAAGACTATGCACTAGTTGGCATGCTTGCTATATTTCCAGCCGTAGCTGGAGCAATACAGGAGAGTGGCTTCACCTCGGCACTGGTAAATATGAAAAAGACAGAAGACAATGATTATAATTCTGTGTTCTGGTTTTCATTACTTATGGGAACATTATTATACATCATACTATTCTTTTGTTCTCCGCTTATTTCATTTTACTACAAGCAACCAGAAATTGTGGCACTCTCAAGGGTGTCTTTCATAACGATACCCTTATCAGCAATAGGAATTGTTCCGCAGGCTTATCTATTCAAGAGTCTGAAGGTGAAGGAAGCTACGATGATTCGTATTCAGGCACTGATAGCATCAGGAATTGTAGGAATAACTATGGCTATTAACGGTATGGCTTATTGGAGTATTGTATGGCAGCAGATTATATATGTACTGATAACAAGCCTTGGAAAGTTTATGTATATACCTTGGCGTCCATCAATACATATTGACTTCAAACCAGTAAGAAAGATGTTTGGATTCAGTTGCAAGATAATGTTTACATCTATCATAAACACTGTAAGCAACAACATTCTGATCGTTATATTCGGAAGATTGTTTCCTGTTCAGGCTGTAGGTAATTTCTCACAAGCTAACAGTTGGAACAACAAAGCTTATTCTTTAGTTTCAGGAACGGTGGCACAAGTGGCACAACCTGTATTCTCATCCATAGACGATGACAAGGAAAGACTACGCAACGTGTTTCGCAAAATGGTTAGATTCACAGCATTCCTTTCATTTCCTGTAATGTTCGGGCTTGCCATAATCTCGCAAGAATTCATTATTTTGGCGATAGGAAGTAAATGGGCAGAAAGTGTATTCCTACTTCAGATTCTATGTATCAGCGGAGCTTTTCTACCATTACACGGGACGTTTCAAAACCTGATAATAAGTAAGGGACGCTCTGATTTATATCTTTGGGGAAACATAGGTTTGCTATTGAGCTCAATCGTTTTGATTGTTGCTCTAGCCAAACTAGGCATTGTGATAATGATTGCGGGCTACTCTATTCTTAATATCGGTTGGGTAGTCGTATGGCAATACTATGCACACAAACTTATCGGTCTGAAATATATAGACACGCTGAAGGATATATTTCCATTCTTTATTTCAGCACTAGCAGTAATGTCGATAACATATTTCATTGCGTCATTTGTTGACAGTATGGCATTAAGACTGATCATCAAAATGATATTGTCAGTCTTGATATATTTCACTGTAATGAAACTTGCCAAAGTAAAGATGCTAGATGAATGTATGAACTACATATTTCATCGCAACAAATAGAAAGTTTCGGATTGCTTCTAGAACTTAGGAATCTTGTCAAAAGGTGTAGTGAGATAACTAACCAAGAGACTTGTATTCCACAACAGAAGGTATAGAGTAATGCATGAGCAAACGATGCGTAATATTATTCTATGCCTGTTATCAGAAAGGTGCATCAATGTAGCGAATGCCAGTGGGATGATAAATATCCAATCAGCCGACATTATATAAACTTCGGTAATGCCGAAACCTAATACCAGATGAAGTATGATATCTATCGCAAACCAAGCCATGCACATGCGCAATAACTTGACATTGCGGCCACGCCATAGAGAGAAGGCAAACATGGCTACGATTATCGCCTCAACCGCATAGTTAAACCAATGATTATATTTAACAAACATAGGACGCGTAAAAGACAAATCCTCCAACAAATGCCCCTGATGTAATTGTATTGATTCACCAAATAGATTTTCTACAATTGTCTCTACACGAGGAGTCGTGGCATCAGTCAAATTGAGTAAAGGTGCATCACTCAATGGTCTGCCTGTATGCTCTCGTATCCATTTATCTCTAATAGCATTATGCTTAGCAACCTCATCACCATTTTTCTCTTTATTGCTCTTTTCTATCTTATGTATTACTTGCTTCTGTGGAAGTTCAAACACATTGTATTGAAACCAATACACACCCAATAGTAATACAAGCGGGAGGAATACGGTTAAGGCTATTGATTTAGGACGTAGATATTTCTTGCCGTTAACGAACAAAGCCGCAAGCAATGTCTTTGCACCATTTGTCAATGTAACTCCACTTGTAACAAAAAACAACACAGCTATCTGCCACAGTTTAAAATTTGTTTTATTCTTTATTTTCAGTCCTGCTATATATAAAGTCATTGTAAGCAGAAAAAGAGAAATAACGAAGTGATCAGGTACTATCATTGCAACCATAACATGAGCGATACTCAAAAACATAGCTGTAAACATGAAAGCGTCGAACTTGCGAAGTTCTAACATCTGCCTAAAGATTCTATACATAAACAGTACAGAATATATTGAACAAAAAAGGAGTAATAACGCCATGATATAAACGGCGAAATTAGATCCAAACAGCCACATCATACCATGATTCAACAAATATAGTGGATATAATATTGATAGGAACAGAGGATGGCGGGTAGTTTCAAAATGTATGCGAAGATTTGAAAGCATGATATACGACCAGCAATCATAACCTGACATACGAAAGTTCTTGGAAAATATAGACCAATAACCAAGAGTTCCCCCTTTAGTAAAGATATCAGGATAATTGGATATAAGCATCCAATTTAAACATAATAAAAACAATAATGTAAGTAGTGCTATCCAACGCTCCTCTTTATGTATTTTAAATATATTCATCAATTTAATGTTTATCTATTGCAACAATAGATTATGAAATTGCACTATTGATTATAATCTCAATATACTTTCCTTTCCTAACAAGTAGCAAGTCCTAGTCTTATCTAAAATCCACGCCATAATGAAACTTCCTGATATAGCAATGACTATCGTAACAATTGCCAACAACCAACCAGACGCATCAAAAGCCAACCACGGTTTATAGAATTTGGCTGCCATAGTGAATACAGGATGGAATATATATATTGGGAATGTATTCATTCCTATCAAAATGACATATTTATTGACCTTCTTATCCTTGATGTAACCGTAAAGCCATGAAGAAAAAGAGATGAAGCAATAAACCATTACGATTACAGTGACCAGTCCCCAATCATAAAAGGATTTATCGAATACCAATATGCAGAACGGAATCAATGATAGTGGTGACTTATAAAATACCTTATCAAAATCACAATCGGTCTGTCTAAGCAAAACACCGATGAAATAAAACGAACTTATCTTTAATGATTGCAAAGGAGTGAACAATGATAACAGAAGCAATGATGTTCCAAAAACTATCAAGCGCTCTATCTTATACTCCCTACGTAATGGAATTGCGAAACATACATAATACAGCAGTCCACAAATCAACATCGTATGAAGAAACCAATACGGCCCAATAGATGTTACCAACACCTTATCAAGAATAACGCTTACAGACAATTCATGTATGCCATCACGTACTGGCATATAATAAGAAACAACAGAATAAGCAACAGTCATCACGACATAAGGAACAAGTATGCCAAGATAATAAATTGAGAACTTACGTAAGCTTTTATTGATGTTGACTAGATAACCCGTGATGAGCAGGAAAGTAGGCATCATGAATGAAAGTATGGCAGCTTTTAATTGCGGGTGCAAGGTGGTAAAAGGAACTATATGTACCAATATCACCAACAATATCAATATTGCCCTTGTATAATTTATATCGTCATTTCTTTTCATACACCATTATAGTATTGTGAGGTATTCCACTATTAGCGCCGTATTGTAAATAAGCAAGTATGCAGCAAGACAACATATCATAGAACGAAGTGCCACTAGTTTTT
Protein-coding sequences here:
- a CDS encoding acyltransferase family protein; the encoded protein is MKRNDDINYTRAILILLVILVHIVPFTTLHPQLKAAILSFMMPTFLLITGYLVNINKSLRKFSIYYLGILVPYVVMTVAYSVVSYYMPVRDGIHELSVSVILDKVLVTSIGPYWFLHTMLICGLLYYVCFAIPLRREYKIERLIVFGTSLLLLSLFTPLQSLKISSFYFIGVLLRQTDCDFDKVFYKSPLSLIPFCILVFDKSFYDWGLVTVIVMVYCFISFSSWLYGYIKDKKVNKYVILIGMNTFPIYIFHPVFTMAAKFYKPWLAFDASGWLLAIVTIVIAISGSFIMAWILDKTRTCYLLGKESILRL
- a CDS encoding NAD-dependent epimerase/dehydratase family protein; amino-acid sequence: MNIIEKRDIDNFAGMFPLAEMLRGGRFVITGATGLLGACMVKCLLALNKRYSLDLHVTSVVRNKEKALRIFGEETACHDFYIYDFASSESFNPCNEADYIVHFASPTASRYFLEYPVETIVTGIRGTEKVLEYASSHSVKSMAYISSLEVYGTVYDDTIPLTEDQQGYINPIDARSSYPIGKRAAECLCHAYAVEKSLPVRIARLAQTFGAGVSKDDNRVFAQFARSIISGSDIILHTTGELSRCYCYTTDAISSILYILLKGKDGEAYNVANEETYISIVDMARYLCTEFNPDVKPVIELKEGMGYSPVTKLRLSTEKIRSLGWTPMYSMHDMFANLIESLRADL
- a CDS encoding IspD/TarI family cytidylyltransferase, with the protein product MNIAVIFAGGSGLRMHTKSRPKQFLDLNGKPIIIYTLELFDNHPQIDAIVVSCIESWIPFLEKMLRKFEITKVVKIVPGGDSGQDSIYNGLCAAEDIASGKDVTVLIHDGVRPLISEDTITDNINKVNECGTCITCVPATETFIVKQPDDTLEIPSRGNSLIARAPQSFHLTDIIGAHRRALAEGRHDFIDSCTMMSYYGYKLGTIIGPMENIKITTPTDFFVLRAMVKVHEDQQIFGL
- a CDS encoding DUF6080 domain-containing protein — its product is MNIFKIHKEERWIALLTLLFLLCLNWMLISNYPDIFTKGGTLGYWSIFSKNFRMSGYDCWSYIMLSNLRIHFETTRHPLFLSILYPLYLLNHGMMWLFGSNFAVYIMALLLLFCSIYSVLFMYRIFRQMLELRKFDAFMFTAMFLSIAHVMVAMIVPDHFVISLFLLTMTLYIAGLKIKNKTNFKLWQIAVLFFVTSGVTLTNGAKTLLAALFVNGKKYLRPKSIALTVFLPLVLLLGVYWFQYNVFELPQKQVIHKIEKSNKEKNGDEVAKHNAIRDKWIREHTGRPLSDAPLLNLTDATTPRVETIVENLFGESIQLHQGHLLEDLSFTRPMFVKYNHWFNYAVEAIIVAMFAFSLWRGRNVKLLRMCMAWFAIDIILHLVLGFGITEVYIMSADWIFIIPLAFATLMHLSDNRHRIILRIVCSCITLYLLLWNTSLLVSYLTTPFDKIPKF
- a CDS encoding lipopolysaccharide biosynthesis protein, with product MKTLKEKTATGILWGAMNNGSMQVLGALFGIITARLLSPKDYALVGMLAIFPAVAGAIQESGFTSALVNMKKTEDNDYNSVFWFSLLMGTLLYIILFFCSPLISFYYKQPEIVALSRVSFITIPLSAIGIVPQAYLFKSLKVKEATMIRIQALIASGIVGITMAINGMAYWSIVWQQIIYVLITSLGKFMYIPWRPSIHIDFKPVRKMFGFSCKIMFTSIINTVSNNILIVIFGRLFPVQAVGNFSQANSWNNKAYSLVSGTVAQVAQPVFSSIDDDKERLRNVFRKMVRFTAFLSFPVMFGLAIISQEFIILAIGSKWAESVFLLQILCISGAFLPLHGTFQNLIISKGRSDLYLWGNIGLLLSSIVLIVALAKLGIVIMIAGYSILNIGWVVVWQYYAHKLIGLKYIDTLKDIFPFFISALAVMSITYFIASFVDSMALRLIIKMILSVLIYFTVMKLAKVKMLDECMNYIFHRNK
- a CDS encoding LicD family protein; the protein is MMKVFNTGETQETLRQEYNPDGSVLRRGQLRMLDMLIYLQDVCKSIGIPCRIDGGNVLGALRHGGFIPWDDDIDVVVSYSDYNRLCRYLIEHPHPQYVLQNNETDPGHYKEWACLRDLKSEHLSSDAQSERESRSHNIQKYRGLHIDIFPYEGYMIPWLQHFAAKLSCVVNFDLAGRYPRLAQAGYNVLHYAVFPLFRVIGHIFGNPDLYMHSYGAWFYERNPKRIMIPHKDIIFEGHTFEGPADPEELCRIAYGNYMELPPHDKRDRHKVEIVFHD
- a CDS encoding glycosyltransferase, giving the protein MKVYYYHTIDIRNVYQQWHNGTFPGHFLYGATHLRNEGIDVVMHQPIRPKQRWKLSLHTAFKILTCHEHYDAIYATTFRGLEIIIFLRAFGLFRHPVCVWHHQPVVKAKSFFREMIARLFYKGIDQMFFFSDKIIQDSLHSVKAKRERMHVVRWGADLKYYDALLKNFDKSSRSGFISTGKEMRDMPTLIGAFNHTSAPLDIYSCREYLGTNYERMFADMEVHDNINIHLIGGLAHAEMSKLVNKSQCVVICCFPTNYTVGLTTVVEALALGIPLICTKNLQMPMDIDHEHCGITVAPGDMVGWERAVNFIAENPDVASDMGRRGRELAEKVYNLDNCAKDISTVLKTLIKK